In Eucalyptus grandis isolate ANBG69807.140 chromosome 4, ASM1654582v1, whole genome shotgun sequence, the following proteins share a genomic window:
- the LOC104441890 gene encoding oxysterol-binding protein-related protein 2A isoform X3, with product MRVKELHPLCCISLESAGGGAGGGGGGGGGVGRGGGRPSSSPDAPLLRARSMPAGSLALAGGSDGRPPPGSEPIVAGVLYKWTNYGKGWRSRWFLLRSGTLSYSKIRRADSMNLLPPEDDVRLIGGIPADKLSRSDGGSGSCRRKHQKTVGIVQLKISSFRESKSDDRRFYIFTATKTLHLRTDSKKDRAAWIQALISTRTLFPSRSLKDDFSLVPNDLSISTDKLRKRLIQEGLCENAVTDCEQIMLSEFSEVQGQVQLLCEERSNLLDTLRQLEAANLEAEAPGINDADYVLPKHGFSSIGRGKYCECSTTASSDDIEKQEAEEVSDEDDTSYFDTEEYFTEPSVTSGVVRKTTHAGNACKDIESQHSNVKEMRSEEKVCDAEISSSGRRKKLPDPVEKEKGVSLWSLIKDNVGKDLTRVCLPVYFNEPISSLQKCFEDFEYSNLLDQAYEHGKAGNSLLRILNVAAFAVSGYASSKGRHCKPFNPLLGETYEADYPERGVHFFSEKVSHHPTLIACHCEGRGWKFWADSNLRTKFWGQSIQLDPVGALTLEFDDGEIFQWNKVTTSINNLIIGKVYCDHHGVMNIHGNHQYSCKLKFKEPSILDRTPHQVHGIVEDVTGRKVATIVGKWDEAIYYVDGELTRKLKNYSDASLLWKCNKPPPTLTRYNMSSFAITLNELTPGLQSDSGCLITD from the exons ATGCGAGTCAAGGAACTGCACCCCCTCTGCTGCATCTCCCTCGAGAgcgccggcggcggcgccggcggaggcggcggaggcggaggcggcgtcggcaGAGGCGGCGGCCGCCCGTCCTCGTCCCCGGACGCCCCGCTGCTTCGCGCGCGGAGCATGCCGGCCGGGTCCCTGGCCCTCGCCGGCGGATCCGACGGTCGCCCGCCGCCGGGATCTGAGCCGATCGTCGCCGGGGTCCTGTACAAGTGGACGAATTACGGCAAGGGGTGGAGATCGCGGTGGTTCCTGCTGCGGAGCGGGACGCTGTCGTACTCGAAAATCCGGCGGGCGGACAGCATGAACCTGCTGCCGCCGGAGGACGACGTCAGGCTGATCGGCGGCATCCCGGCCGACAAGCTCTCGAGGAGCGACGGCGGCAGCGGGAGCTGCAGGCGGAAGCACCAGAAGACCGTCGGCATTGTACAGCTTAAG ATCTCGTCATTTAGAGAAAGCAAGTCCGATGACCGGCGTTTCTACATATTTACAGCAACAAAGACCCTTCATTTAAGAACTGACTCTAAGAAAGACCGGGCGGCTTGGATACAAGCCTTGATCTCGACCCGGACCCTGTTCCCGTCCAGATCGCTTAAAGATGACTTCTCTCTGGTACCAAATGATCTGTCTATATCAACTGATAAACTTAGAAAGCGCTTAATTCAAGAGGGGCTGTGCGAAAATGCGGTGACGGATTGCGAACAGATCATGCTATCTGAGTTTTCTGAAGTACAAGGACAAGTTCAATTGCTTTGTGAAGAACGATCGAATTTGCTGGACACACTCAGACAACTTGAG GCTGCTAATTTAGAAGCTGAAGCCCCTGGGATTAATGATGCCGATTATGTGTTGCCAAAACATGGGTTTTCCAGTATAGGCCGTGGAAAGTATTGTG AATGCAGCACTACTGCATCATCTGATGACATTGAGAAACAAGAAGCTGAGGAGGTTTCAGATGAAGATGACACATCGTATTTTGATACAGAAGAGTATTTCACTGAACCGTCTGTTACCAGTGGGGTGGTAAGGAAAACTACACATGCAGGTAATGCATGCAAGGACATTGAAAGCCAGCATAGCAATGTGAAGGAAATGCGTTCAGAGGAAAAAGTTTGTGATGCTGAAATATCTTCTTCTGGTAGACGGAAGAAGCTGCCCGATCCagtagagaaagagaaaggagtCAGTCTATGGTCACTGATCAAAGACAACGTGGGGAAAGACCTTACCCGAGTTTGTCTACCTGTATATTTCAATGAGCCAATTTCATCCCTACAGAAATGCTTTGAGGACTTCGAGTATTCAAATCTTTTAGATCAAGCATACGAGCATGGAAAAGCG GGTAACAGTCTCCTAAGGATTCTGAATGTTGCAGCTTTTGCCGTTTCTGGGTATGCTTCATCTAAAGGGCGGCATTGCAAACCCTTCAACCCTTTACTGGGGGAAACTTATGAAGCTGACTATCCGGAGAGAGGAGTTCACTTCTTTTCCGAGAAG GTTAGTCACCACCCTACTCTCATTGCTTGCCATTGCGAAGGAAGGGGTTGGAAATTCTGGGCTGACAGCAATTTAAGGACAAAATTTTGGGGACAATCTATTCAGCTTGATCCTGTGGGAGCACTTACCCTTGAGTTTGATGATGGCGAGATTTTTCAATGGAATAAG GTAACAACTAGCATCAACAATCTTATCATTGGAAAAGTTTACTGTGATCATCATGGTGTCATGAATATACATGGTAACCACCAATATTCATGCAAATTGAAGTTCAAGGAGCCATCTATTCTTGACCGAACTCCTCACCAG GTCCATGGAATTGTTGAAGATGTCACTGGGAGAAAAGTTGCCACGATAGTTGGGAAATGGGACGAGGCCATATACTATGTAGATGGGGAGTTGACCAGGAAGCTAAAGAATTATAGTGATGCATCTTTATTGTGGAAGTGTAACAAGCCACCTCCTACTCTCACTAGATACAACATGTCTTCATTTGCAATTACGCTAAATGAGTTAACTCCTGGGTTGCAG
- the LOC104441890 gene encoding oxysterol-binding protein-related protein 2A isoform X4: MRVKELHPLCCISLESAGGGAGGGGGGGGGVGRGGGRPSSSPDAPLLRARSMPAGSLALAGGSDGRPPPGSEPIVAGVLYKWTNYGKGWRSRWFLLRSGTLSYSKIRRADSMNLLPPEDDVRLIGGIPADKLSRSDGGSGSCRRKHQKTVGIVQLKISSFRESKSDDRRFYIFTATKTLHLRTDSKKDRAAWIQALISTRTLFPSRSLKDDFSLVPNDLSISTDKLRKRLIQEGLCENAVTDCEQIMLSEFSEVQGQVQLLCEERSNLLDTLRQLEAANLEAEAPGINDADYVLPKHGFSSIGRGKYCECSTTASSDDIEKQEAEEVSDEDDTSYFDTEEYFTEPSVTSGVVRKTTHAGNACKDIESQHSNVKEMRSEEKVCDAEISSSGRRKKLPDPVEKEKGVSLWSLIKDNVGKDLTRVCLPVYFNEPISSLQKCFEDFEYSNLLDQAYEHGKAGNSLLRILNVAAFAVSGYASSKGRHCKPFNPLLGETYEADYPERGVHFFSEKVSHHPTLIACHCEGRGWKFWADSNLRTKFWGQSIQLDPVGALTLEFDDGEIFQWNKVTTSINNLIIGKVYCDHHGVMNIHGNHQYSCKLKFKEPSILDRTPHQVHGIVEDVTGRKVATIVGKWDEAIYYVDGELTRKLKNYSDASLLWKCNKPPPTLTRYNMSSFAITLNELTPGLQFSLIRGV, from the exons ATGCGAGTCAAGGAACTGCACCCCCTCTGCTGCATCTCCCTCGAGAgcgccggcggcggcgccggcggaggcggcggaggcggaggcggcgtcggcaGAGGCGGCGGCCGCCCGTCCTCGTCCCCGGACGCCCCGCTGCTTCGCGCGCGGAGCATGCCGGCCGGGTCCCTGGCCCTCGCCGGCGGATCCGACGGTCGCCCGCCGCCGGGATCTGAGCCGATCGTCGCCGGGGTCCTGTACAAGTGGACGAATTACGGCAAGGGGTGGAGATCGCGGTGGTTCCTGCTGCGGAGCGGGACGCTGTCGTACTCGAAAATCCGGCGGGCGGACAGCATGAACCTGCTGCCGCCGGAGGACGACGTCAGGCTGATCGGCGGCATCCCGGCCGACAAGCTCTCGAGGAGCGACGGCGGCAGCGGGAGCTGCAGGCGGAAGCACCAGAAGACCGTCGGCATTGTACAGCTTAAG ATCTCGTCATTTAGAGAAAGCAAGTCCGATGACCGGCGTTTCTACATATTTACAGCAACAAAGACCCTTCATTTAAGAACTGACTCTAAGAAAGACCGGGCGGCTTGGATACAAGCCTTGATCTCGACCCGGACCCTGTTCCCGTCCAGATCGCTTAAAGATGACTTCTCTCTGGTACCAAATGATCTGTCTATATCAACTGATAAACTTAGAAAGCGCTTAATTCAAGAGGGGCTGTGCGAAAATGCGGTGACGGATTGCGAACAGATCATGCTATCTGAGTTTTCTGAAGTACAAGGACAAGTTCAATTGCTTTGTGAAGAACGATCGAATTTGCTGGACACACTCAGACAACTTGAG GCTGCTAATTTAGAAGCTGAAGCCCCTGGGATTAATGATGCCGATTATGTGTTGCCAAAACATGGGTTTTCCAGTATAGGCCGTGGAAAGTATTGTG AATGCAGCACTACTGCATCATCTGATGACATTGAGAAACAAGAAGCTGAGGAGGTTTCAGATGAAGATGACACATCGTATTTTGATACAGAAGAGTATTTCACTGAACCGTCTGTTACCAGTGGGGTGGTAAGGAAAACTACACATGCAGGTAATGCATGCAAGGACATTGAAAGCCAGCATAGCAATGTGAAGGAAATGCGTTCAGAGGAAAAAGTTTGTGATGCTGAAATATCTTCTTCTGGTAGACGGAAGAAGCTGCCCGATCCagtagagaaagagaaaggagtCAGTCTATGGTCACTGATCAAAGACAACGTGGGGAAAGACCTTACCCGAGTTTGTCTACCTGTATATTTCAATGAGCCAATTTCATCCCTACAGAAATGCTTTGAGGACTTCGAGTATTCAAATCTTTTAGATCAAGCATACGAGCATGGAAAAGCG GGTAACAGTCTCCTAAGGATTCTGAATGTTGCAGCTTTTGCCGTTTCTGGGTATGCTTCATCTAAAGGGCGGCATTGCAAACCCTTCAACCCTTTACTGGGGGAAACTTATGAAGCTGACTATCCGGAGAGAGGAGTTCACTTCTTTTCCGAGAAG GTTAGTCACCACCCTACTCTCATTGCTTGCCATTGCGAAGGAAGGGGTTGGAAATTCTGGGCTGACAGCAATTTAAGGACAAAATTTTGGGGACAATCTATTCAGCTTGATCCTGTGGGAGCACTTACCCTTGAGTTTGATGATGGCGAGATTTTTCAATGGAATAAG GTAACAACTAGCATCAACAATCTTATCATTGGAAAAGTTTACTGTGATCATCATGGTGTCATGAATATACATGGTAACCACCAATATTCATGCAAATTGAAGTTCAAGGAGCCATCTATTCTTGACCGAACTCCTCACCAG GTCCATGGAATTGTTGAAGATGTCACTGGGAGAAAAGTTGCCACGATAGTTGGGAAATGGGACGAGGCCATATACTATGTAGATGGGGAGTTGACCAGGAAGCTAAAGAATTATAGTGATGCATCTTTATTGTGGAAGTGTAACAAGCCACCTCCTACTCTCACTAGATACAACATGTCTTCATTTGCAATTACGCTAAATGAGTTAACTCCTGGGTTGCAG